The Anabaena sp. WA102 genome contains a region encoding:
- the petM gene encoding cytochrome b6-f complex subunit PetM, whose amino-acid sequence MGSEILNAAMLSFGLIFVGWAIGALLLKIQGAEE is encoded by the coding sequence ATGGGCAGCGAAATATTAAATGCAGCTATGCTATCTTTCGGTCTAATCTTCGTAGGTTGGGCGATCGGTGCTTTGTTACTCAAAATTCAAGGCGCAGAAGAGTAG
- the pdxA gene encoding 4-hydroxythreonine-4-phosphate dehydrogenase PdxA: MINQDKRPRLVLTLGDPAGIGAEVILKALADPEVTQDCDVVVVGNKILLAQVYENISKNIDNSLFLVNPANLSVVDVPSAGEIITGVGNAASGAASFAYMEYAISQTLAGEFDGIVTGPIAKSAWKAAGYNYPGQTELLAARAGVERFGMLFVGRSPFTGWTLRALLATTHIPLRQVAEALTPQLLTQKLDLLVEYLENDLGIKNGRIAIAGLNPHSGEMGQLGTEEIDWLIPWLESERQKRPHLQLEGPIPPDTMWVKPGMAWYGNSSVKNPADGYLALYHDQGLIPVKLMAFDRAVNTTIGLPFVRTSPDHGTAFDIAGKGIADPTSMKAAINLAVEISREGLI, from the coding sequence ATGATTAATCAAGATAAACGTCCGCGTTTGGTGCTGACTCTGGGAGATCCGGCGGGTATTGGTGCTGAGGTAATTTTGAAGGCTTTGGCTGATCCTGAAGTTACTCAAGATTGTGATGTGGTGGTGGTGGGAAATAAAATTTTATTAGCTCAAGTTTATGAAAATATCAGTAAAAATATTGATAATTCCCTCTTTTTGGTAAATCCTGCTAATTTGTCTGTAGTTGATGTGCCTAGTGCTGGTGAAATTATTACTGGTGTGGGGAATGCAGCTAGTGGTGCGGCGAGTTTTGCTTATATGGAATATGCTATATCTCAAACTTTGGCGGGTGAGTTTGATGGAATTGTTACCGGACCTATCGCTAAATCTGCTTGGAAGGCTGCTGGTTACAATTATCCAGGACAAACGGAACTTTTAGCCGCAAGGGCTGGTGTGGAGCGTTTCGGGATGTTGTTTGTGGGGCGATCGCCTTTTACTGGTTGGACTCTGCGGGCGTTACTTGCTACCACACATATTCCTTTACGTCAAGTAGCTGAGGCATTAACACCGCAGTTGTTGACACAGAAATTAGATTTGCTAGTGGAGTATTTAGAAAATGATTTGGGGATTAAAAATGGGAGAATTGCGATCGCCGGGTTAAATCCCCACAGCGGTGAAATGGGACAACTAGGAACGGAAGAAATAGATTGGTTAATTCCCTGGCTGGAGTCAGAACGCCAAAAACGCCCCCATTTACAGCTAGAAGGACCCATCCCCCCAGATACAATGTGGGTGAAACCAGGTATGGCTTGGTATGGTAATTCTTCAGTTAAAAATCCGGCTGATGGTTACTTGGCACTTTATCACGACCAAGGTTTAATTCCCGTGAAGTTGATGGCTTTTGATCGGGCTGTCAATACTACCATTGGTTTACCGTTTGTGCGGACTTCCCCGGATCATGGTACAGCTTTTGATATTGCCGGCAAAGGCATTGCTGACCCAACAAGTATGAAAGCAGCGATTAATTTGGCGGTTGAAATTAGTCGGGAGGGTTTAATATGA
- the tkt gene encoding transketolase: MAVATQSIQELCINSIRFLAVDAIEKSKSGHPGLPMGAAPMAFVLWDSFMRYNPKNPQWFNRDRFVLSAGHGSMLQYALLYLTGYDSVTIDDIKQFRQWGAKTPGHPENFVTAGVEVTTGPLGQGIANAVGLAVAEAHLAAKFNKPDAKIVDHYTYVLLGDGCNMEGISGEAASIAGHWGLGKLIALYDDNHISIDGSTDVAFTEDVSKRFESYGWHVIHVKDGNTDLAGIAKAIEAAKAVTDKPTMIKVTTTIGYGSPNKQDTAGIHGAALGPEETIATRKNLGWEYDAFVVPEDALNHTRKAVERGAGYESEWNTVYADYKAKYPQEAAEFDRFITGKLPDGWDKVLPTYTTEDKALPTRKHSENCLNKLGAVLPELIGGSADLTHSNLTELKGAGDFQKGHFANRNIHFGVREHAMGAICNGMALHNSGLIPYGATFLIFTDYMRAAIRLAALSEAGSIWVMTHDSIGQGEDGPTHQPIETLASLRAIPDLTVIRPADGNETSGGYKVAIEKSKAHASTLLAFTRQNVPNLAGTSIAGVAKGGYTIVDCQGTPDIILIGTGSEVSLCVSAAEKLTAVGKKVRVVSMPSSTLFDTQDAAYKESVLPKAVTKRLSVEAASSFGWHKYTGSEGDTVSIDTFGASAPGGICLEKFGFTVDNVLAKAKALLV; encoded by the coding sequence ATGGCTGTTGCAACCCAATCCATCCAAGAACTTTGTATTAATTCGATCCGCTTTTTGGCTGTAGATGCCATAGAAAAATCTAAATCGGGACACCCTGGACTACCGATGGGCGCGGCTCCAATGGCTTTTGTGCTTTGGGATAGCTTCATGCGCTATAACCCCAAAAATCCTCAGTGGTTCAACCGCGATCGCTTTGTTTTATCCGCTGGTCATGGTTCAATGTTGCAGTATGCCCTACTGTACTTAACCGGCTACGATAGCGTTACCATAGACGACATCAAGCAATTTCGTCAATGGGGTGCTAAGACCCCAGGCCACCCCGAAAATTTTGTTACAGCCGGTGTAGAAGTTACCACAGGTCCTTTAGGTCAAGGAATTGCCAATGCAGTGGGTTTAGCAGTAGCAGAAGCACACCTAGCTGCTAAGTTCAACAAACCAGATGCCAAGATAGTTGATCATTATACTTATGTACTTCTGGGTGATGGTTGCAACATGGAAGGAATTTCCGGTGAAGCTGCTTCCATTGCTGGACACTGGGGATTAGGTAAACTGATTGCTCTTTATGACGATAACCACATCTCCATTGATGGTTCTACAGATGTAGCTTTCACTGAAGACGTTTCCAAACGCTTTGAATCTTACGGTTGGCACGTTATCCACGTTAAAGACGGTAACACCGACTTAGCGGGAATTGCCAAAGCTATTGAAGCTGCAAAAGCCGTCACCGACAAACCCACCATGATTAAGGTGACAACCACCATTGGTTATGGTTCTCCTAACAAACAAGATACCGCTGGTATTCACGGTGCGGCTTTGGGTCCAGAAGAAACCATCGCTACCCGCAAAAACTTAGGTTGGGAATATGATGCCTTTGTAGTTCCTGAAGATGCTCTAAATCATACTCGCAAAGCAGTAGAACGCGGTGCAGGTTACGAATCCGAATGGAATACAGTTTATGCTGACTACAAAGCTAAATACCCCCAAGAAGCAGCGGAATTTGACCGTTTCATTACTGGTAAATTACCAGACGGTTGGGACAAAGTATTACCTACCTACACAACCGAAGACAAAGCATTACCCACCCGCAAACACTCAGAAAACTGCCTCAACAAACTCGGGGCTGTTTTGCCAGAATTAATTGGTGGTTCTGCTGACTTAACCCACTCCAACCTCACCGAACTCAAAGGTGCTGGAGACTTCCAAAAAGGACATTTTGCCAACCGCAACATCCACTTTGGTGTGCGGGAACACGCAATGGGTGCAATCTGTAATGGTATGGCGTTGCACAACTCAGGTTTAATTCCCTACGGTGCAACCTTCCTAATCTTCACAGATTATATGCGGGCTGCTATTCGTTTGGCTGCGCTCTCTGAAGCTGGTTCAATTTGGGTCATGACTCACGACTCCATTGGTCAAGGTGAAGATGGTCCTACTCACCAACCTATTGAAACCCTTGCTTCTTTGCGTGCCATTCCTGATTTAACCGTAATTCGTCCTGCTGACGGAAATGAAACCTCTGGTGGTTACAAAGTCGCAATTGAGAAGTCTAAAGCACACGCTTCCACTTTATTGGCGTTCACTCGTCAAAATGTTCCTAACTTGGCAGGTACATCCATTGCAGGTGTCGCTAAGGGTGGATATACAATTGTTGATTGCCAAGGTACACCAGATATCATCTTGATTGGTACTGGTTCAGAAGTCAGCCTCTGTGTAAGTGCAGCAGAAAAATTAACTGCGGTCGGTAAGAAGGTTCGTGTAGTTTCTATGCCTTCTTCTACCTTGTTCGATACACAAGATGCAGCTTACAAAGAATCTGTTCTACCAAAAGCTGTTACTAAGCGTCTATCGGTAGAAGCTGCTAGTAGCTTCGGTTGGCACAAATATACAGGTAGTGAAGGCGACACTGTAAGTATTGATACTTTTGGTGCTTCTGCTCCTGGTGGTATTTGTTTGGAGAAGTTTGGCTTCACTGTTGATAATGTTTTAGCTAAAGCCAAAGCATTGTTAGTTTAA
- the fabF gene encoding beta-ketoacyl-ACP synthase II, whose translation MIDYKRNRVVVTGVGAITPIGNTPAEYWEGLLSGRNGIDYITAFDASKHSCRIAGEVKNFDPHTYLDRKEAKRMDRFAQLGVSAAKQAVADSGLVIDDLNAEQIGVIIGSGIGGIKVLEDQQTIYLDPNKGPSRCSPFMIPMMIANMAAGLTAIHTGAKGPNSCSVTACAAGSNSIGDAFRQIQGGYATAMICGGCEAAVTPLSVAGFASARALSTRNDDPAHACRPFDRDRDGFVMGEGAGILILEELEHALNRGARIYGEIVGYGMTCDAYHMTSPVPGGLGAARAIELALKDASLTPEMVSYINAHGTSTSANDVNETAAIKKALGDHAYKVAISSTKSMTGHLLGGSGGIEAVATILAIAHNKIPPTINIENLDPECDLDYVPHTSRDQVVEVALSNSFGFGGHNVTLAFKKFTL comes from the coding sequence ATGATAGACTATAAACGTAACCGCGTTGTTGTAACAGGTGTGGGCGCGATTACACCTATTGGTAACACACCAGCCGAATATTGGGAAGGATTATTAAGCGGACGGAATGGAATTGACTATATCACCGCCTTTGATGCTTCTAAACATAGTTGCCGCATTGCGGGTGAAGTCAAAAACTTTGATCCACACACTTACTTAGATCGCAAAGAAGCCAAGCGGATGGATCGGTTTGCCCAATTGGGTGTATCAGCAGCTAAACAAGCTGTTGCTGATTCAGGTTTAGTAATTGATGATCTCAACGCTGAACAAATTGGTGTAATTATCGGTTCGGGAATTGGTGGAATTAAGGTTTTAGAAGACCAACAAACCATTTACTTAGATCCTAATAAAGGTCCTAGTCGTTGTAGTCCCTTCATGATTCCCATGATGATCGCCAATATGGCAGCAGGATTAACAGCAATTCATACTGGGGCAAAAGGTCCAAATTCCTGCTCTGTAACAGCTTGTGCTGCGGGTTCTAATTCTATCGGCGATGCTTTTCGTCAGATTCAAGGCGGATATGCCACAGCCATGATTTGCGGTGGCTGTGAAGCCGCAGTTACACCCCTGTCAGTGGCAGGATTTGCATCTGCTCGCGCCCTGTCCACCCGCAATGATGATCCGGCTCATGCTTGTCGTCCCTTTGATCGTGATCGTGATGGCTTTGTCATGGGTGAAGGAGCAGGAATTTTAATTCTCGAAGAATTAGAACACGCCCTTAATCGTGGCGCAAGGATTTATGGGGAAATTGTTGGTTATGGGATGACCTGTGATGCCTATCACATGACTTCTCCTGTTCCCGGTGGTTTAGGTGCAGCCAGAGCGATTGAGTTAGCTTTAAAAGATGCGTCACTGACACCGGAAATGGTTAGTTACATCAATGCTCATGGAACTAGTACATCAGCCAATGATGTGAATGAAACCGCGGCGATTAAGAAAGCTTTGGGAGATCATGCGTATAAAGTAGCCATCAGTTCTACTAAATCCATGACAGGACACCTGTTAGGCGGTTCTGGTGGGATTGAAGCTGTAGCGACAATTTTAGCGATCGCTCATAACAAAATTCCCCCCACCATCAATATCGAAAATCTTGATCCAGAATGTGACCTAGATTATGTTCCCCATACTAGCCGTGATCAGGTAGTCGAGGTGGCTTTATCTAATTCTTTTGGCTTTGGTGGTCATAATGTTACCCTGGCATTCAAGAAATTTACTCTCTAG
- the acpP gene encoding acyl carrier protein produces MSQAATFEKVKKIIVEQLSIEDEAKVIPNANFMEDLGADSLDTVELVMALEEEFEIDIPDEAAEKITTVQAVVDYISSHVAASP; encoded by the coding sequence ATGAGCCAAGCAGCAACTTTTGAAAAAGTTAAAAAGATTATCGTTGAGCAACTTAGCATAGAGGATGAGGCTAAGGTTATACCAAATGCCAATTTTATGGAAGATCTAGGGGCTGATTCCCTAGATACAGTGGAGTTAGTCATGGCTTTGGAAGAAGAATTTGAGATCGACATTCCTGATGAAGCGGCTGAAAAAATTACAACTGTTCAAGCCGTAGTTGATTATATCTCTAGTCACGTTGCTGCATCTCCATAG
- a CDS encoding CoB--CoM heterodisulfide reductase iron-sulfur subunit B family protein, with protein MLSKPLKYAYYPGCVAQGACRELYISTQSLTQALGIELVELKKASCCGSGTFKEDSQLLEDTVNARNIALAESLNLPLLTHCSTCQGVIGHVDERLKECQSTNPDYVNKVNGLLEKEGCSPYRGSTEVKHLLYALVTDYGLEEITQRVTKKLSGLKCAAFYGCYLLRAQKSMPYDDPFKPEAMENVFRAVGATPVYYRGRTQCCGWPLSSYATTESFQMAGNHIQEALNNGADCIVTPCPLCHLNLDSRQPEVEKVIGQKLGLPILHLPQLIALALGVSPKELGLDRHIVSTKPILEKLGW; from the coding sequence ATGCTATCTAAACCGCTAAAATACGCTTACTATCCAGGCTGTGTAGCTCAAGGGGCTTGTAGGGAACTGTATATATCAACTCAATCTCTCACTCAAGCCTTGGGTATTGAATTGGTTGAACTGAAAAAAGCCTCTTGCTGTGGTTCAGGGACATTTAAAGAAGATTCCCAATTATTAGAAGATACCGTTAATGCCAGAAATATCGCGTTAGCAGAATCATTAAATCTCCCTTTACTTACCCATTGCAGCACTTGTCAAGGTGTTATTGGTCATGTTGATGAACGATTAAAAGAATGTCAGTCAACAAATCCCGATTACGTGAATAAAGTTAATGGTTTATTAGAAAAAGAAGGCTGTTCTCCTTATCGGGGGAGTACAGAAGTTAAACATCTTCTTTACGCTTTAGTGACAGATTACGGCTTAGAGGAAATTACCCAGCGTGTCACCAAGAAATTAAGTGGATTAAAATGTGCAGCTTTCTATGGTTGTTATCTCCTCCGCGCTCAGAAATCCATGCCCTATGATGATCCTTTTAAACCCGAAGCAATGGAAAATGTATTTCGGGCAGTAGGGGCGACACCTGTATATTATCGTGGCAGAACTCAATGCTGTGGTTGGCCTTTATCCAGCTACGCAACAACAGAATCTTTCCAAATGGCTGGAAATCATATCCAAGAAGCTTTAAATAATGGTGCTGATTGTATTGTCACACCATGTCCTTTGTGTCATTTGAATTTAGATTCTCGTCAACCAGAAGTAGAAAAGGTCATTGGTCAAAAATTAGGTTTACCAATTTTACACTTACCCCAGTTAATTGCTTTAGCTTTAGGTGTCAGTCCCAAAGAATTGGGTTTAGACAGACATATTGTGTCTACAAAACCCATTTTAGAAAAATTAGGT